CTCAGGCGTTCTGAACCTCGGTGTGGAAGGCATGATGATCATGGGGGCCGTGGTCGGGTTTGCCGTTGCCAACCAGACCGGCTCGGGCGCTCTTGGCGTCGTTGCCGCAATAGCCGCCGGCATGGGCATGTCGGCCCTGTTCGGCTTTCTGGTGCTGGTTCTTGTCACCAACCAGGTGGCCACCGGCCTCGCGCTGACCATTCTGGGCATCGGCTTCTCGGGCCTGATCGGCGAGGCCTTCATTGGGGTTCCGGGATTGAAACTGCCTGAACTCTATGTCCCCGGTCTGTCGGACATACCGTTTATCGGGCCGGTTTTCTTCCAGCAGGACGCTATCGTCTATATGGGTTTTGCTCTTGTGGCACTTGTCGCCTATGTCCTCTTCCGCACCCGTCTTGGTCTGGTCCTGCGAGCTGTTGGTGACAATCACGGGTCCGCCCATGCGCTTGGGTATTCGGTCATCAGGATCCGTTTCGCGGCGGTTCTGTTCGGCGGAGCCTGTGCCGGGCTCGCCGGAGCCTATCTCTCGCTGGCCTACACACCGCAATGGGTGGAAAACATGTCGGCCGGGCGCGGCTGGATCGCGCTGGCACTGGTGGTGTTCGCCTCCTGGCTGCCGCTGCGTGTTGTCATCGGCGCCTACTTGTTCGGTGCCGTCAGTGTCCTGAACCTGCACGCCCAGGCGATTGAAATCGACATTCCGTCCCAGCTGCTCTCCAGCCTGCCGTATCTTGCTACTATTTTGGTACTTGTGCTGATCTCGGCAAACCGCAGACTGACGCTGGTCAACACGCCTGCCTGCCTCGGCAAGCCCTTCGTTCCCGACCGGTAAGCCTCCCAGCCACCGGTCAGTCCAGGCGCCGATGCGATCAGGCGCCGGACGGGTTACAAGATCGCAAAGAGAAGTCAAACCAGAGGGGAAACCATATGAAGTCTCTTTTGAAAACCACAGTCGCCGCCCTTGCCTTTGCAGCGGCCGGTTCTGCTGCCAACGCGGCCGACGTCAAGGCATGTTTTGTCTATGTCGGTCCGGTCGGCGATTTCGGCTGGTCCTACCAGCACGACCAGGGCCGTCTCGCCGTTGAAGAGAAATTCGGAGACAAGGTCGAAACCGCTTACCTGGAAAGCGTGCCGGAAGGACCGGATGCCGAACGCGCCATCGAACGGTTCGCCCGTGAAGGCTGCAACATCATCTTCACCACGTCCTTCGGCTACATGAACCCGACCATCAAGGTCGCCAAGAAGTTCCCGGACGTGAAATTCGAACACGCCACCGGCTACAAGACCGCAGACAACGTCGCGACCTATAACTCCAAGTTCCACGAAGGTCGTTACATCATCGGCCAGATCGCCGCGAAGCAGTCCAAGTCCGGTGTGGCCGGCTACATCGCATCCTTCCCGATCCCGGAAGTCGTGGCCGGCATCAATGCATTCCTGCTGGGCGCTCAGTCCGTCAATCCTGATTTCAAACTGAAAGTCGTCTGGGTCAACACCTGGTTCGACCCGGGCAAGGAAGCCGATGCGGCCAAGGCTCTGATCGACCAGGGCGCCGACATCATCACGCAGCACACCGATTCCACTGCACCGCTGCAGGTGGCCCAGGAACGCGGTGTACATGGCTTTGGTCAGGCGTCGGACATGATCAACTTTGCCAAGGATGCGCAGTATACGGCCATCATTGATGACTGGGCGCCGTACTATATCCATCGGGTCCAGGACGTTCTGGACGGCACATGGGAAAGCGGCAGCTCCTGGGAAGGTCTGGCGGAAGCCCACGTCGTAATGGCCCCCTATACCAATCTGCCGGACGATGTGGTTGAAATGGCAAAGGCGACCGAAGAGAAAATCAAGGGCGGCTGGGAGCCGTTTACCGGTCCGATCACCAAGCAGGATGGCAGCGTTGCCGCAGAAGATGGCGTGAGACTGGATGACGGCGCCATTCTCGGCATGAACTGGTACGTCCAGGGCGTCGACGACAAACTTCCGCAGTAACGCGGAAACCAGAAAGGCCGGGACCCGTGTTCCGGCCTTTTTCCTGCCGACCTCTTCAGACCATTGGCGGAAACGCCCCACCGGCTCTATCCTGTCATCCGCTTCGCCTCCTGAAAGGGTAATCGACAGACGGGTATCAGATGATCCAAAGACGCGACCTCATGATTGCCGCGGCCACCACAGCTGGTGGCGCCTTGCCGGTCCTGAAAGCAGCATCGGCTCAAACAGCAACCGTTTCCGCGTCCCCTACGGGTAGACAGAAACAATCGGATCAGTTCGCGCTTGCTTTGGGGGGAGGCGCCGCCAAGGCATTTGCCCACATTCCGATCCTGGAGGCGATGGACGACCTCGGCGTCCGACCAGCCGAAATGGCAGGCACCAGCATGGGCGCCATTCTGGGCGGGTTCTATGCCAGCGGCATGAGTGGAAAGGACATTCGTGCTTTCACGGTCGAGCTCTTCACGCGCAAGACCCAACTGTTCCAGAAGCTGTTCCTGAAAGACGGACGGACCTGGTCCTCCCTGTTCGACGTTTCACGGCCCGCGATCATGGACCCTGTCGTCCTGTTTGAAACCGTGTTTCCGGCAGGCCTCGCCAGTGACTTTTCAGATCTTCAGATCCCCTTGAAAATCATCGCCACGGACTTTTACAGCCAGTCCGAAGTGGTGCTGGCGGAAGGAGAGGTGTTGCCGGCGATTGCGGCCTCGTCTGCACTTCCCATGTTGCTCACGCCGGTCGATATCGATGGCCGCATCCTCATTGATGGCGGTTTCGTCAATCCCACGCCGTTCGATGTCCTGCAGCAG
This genomic interval from Labrenzia sp. VG12 contains the following:
- a CDS encoding ABC transporter permease, with product MFEAVLLTVITAATPLLIAAVGELVVERSGVLNLGVEGMMIMGAVVGFAVANQTGSGALGVVAAIAAGMGMSALFGFLVLVLVTNQVATGLALTILGIGFSGLIGEAFIGVPGLKLPELYVPGLSDIPFIGPVFFQQDAIVYMGFALVALVAYVLFRTRLGLVLRAVGDNHGSAHALGYSVIRIRFAAVLFGGACAGLAGAYLSLAYTPQWVENMSAGRGWIALALVVFASWLPLRVVIGAYLFGAVSVLNLHAQAIEIDIPSQLLSSLPYLATILVLVLISANRRLTLVNTPACLGKPFVPDR
- a CDS encoding BMP family ABC transporter substrate-binding protein; this translates as MKSLLKTTVAALAFAAAGSAANAADVKACFVYVGPVGDFGWSYQHDQGRLAVEEKFGDKVETAYLESVPEGPDAERAIERFAREGCNIIFTTSFGYMNPTIKVAKKFPDVKFEHATGYKTADNVATYNSKFHEGRYIIGQIAAKQSKSGVAGYIASFPIPEVVAGINAFLLGAQSVNPDFKLKVVWVNTWFDPGKEADAAKALIDQGADIITQHTDSTAPLQVAQERGVHGFGQASDMINFAKDAQYTAIIDDWAPYYIHRVQDVLDGTWESGSSWEGLAEAHVVMAPYTNLPDDVVEMAKATEEKIKGGWEPFTGPITKQDGSVAAEDGVRLDDGAILGMNWYVQGVDDKLPQ
- a CDS encoding patatin-like phospholipase family protein, with protein sequence MIQRRDLMIAAATTAGGALPVLKAASAQTATVSASPTGRQKQSDQFALALGGGAAKAFAHIPILEAMDDLGVRPAEMAGTSMGAILGGFYASGMSGKDIRAFTVELFTRKTQLFQKLFLKDGRTWSSLFDVSRPAIMDPVVLFETVFPAGLASDFSDLQIPLKIIATDFYSQSEVVLAEGEVLPAIAASSALPMLLTPVDIDGRILIDGGFVNPTPFDVLQQGLYHTVAVDVTGAEFDTSKGLPSGMETWIGSFSITLHSLVAAKLDCRQPDLLIEPPIGRFKTMDFFKIEDLLEAAEPAGETFKRGLSTLLEKT